CACGGGCCATGTCCATCCGATTTCTCGCCGTTTTCGCGCTCGGCGCGTTCGCGTTCGCGTTGATTCCCCTTACCGGCTGCGGTTGCGGGGACGACGATGACGAAGATGACGACGATGACGGCGGCGGCGCATTTCCCTACCGCGAGGACGGCCGCTATCCCTTCGGATACCTGCTTTCCGGCGACGGGCCGGCGATGGCGCGGCTCTCCAATTTCAACGTCGCGGTCTTCGACGTGTACGAGGACGGAGACGAAGACCTGATGGACGCGCTCGCGGATGCGGGCACGCTCGTATTGTCGTACGTGAATCTCGGCTCGCTGGAATCCTGGCGTTCGTTCGCCGGCGAGTTCGAGGATCTGTGCCTCGCCGCGTACGAAAACTGGGAAGACGAATGCTGGGTGGACGTGACCGACGCCGGCTGGCAACAGAACTTCATCGACGAGGTCTGCTGGACGGCCTGGGACGCCGGCGCGGACGGGTTTTACATCGATAACGTCGATATCTTCGCGCTTTACCCGGACAAGGACGTTCGCGACGCGCTCGTCGATGTGCTCGCGACGTTGCGCGATGAATTTCCCGATGCCTACATCGCCGTGCAAAACGGCGGCGATCTGCTTTTGGACGACGAGGTGGGCGGCGACGCCCGCGATCTCATCGACGCGACGAGCCGCGAAGACGTGAGCTACATCCCCGACTTCGACGCGCCGGATGGCGGCGATGACACCTATCGCGCGGTCGACGGAGATGAGCGCGACGCGACGCTCGACGAACTCGATGGGCTCGCGGACGATCTGGATGTCTACACCGTCGACTACACCAACGACGTCGCGCAGATGCTTGACGCGGTCGAGTTTTCGCGCGGGCACGGGTTCACGCCGTTTGTCGGCGACACGAATCTCTCACGGCTCGACTTTTACCCGCCGCTTGATTGACCCATCGCGGGAACAGGCGCGCGTGACCGAACGCAGGATCCGATTCGGCATTCTTTCGACCGCGAACATCGCCCGCACGATCGTTCCCGCGATCGCCGCGAGCCGGAACGCGGCCGCCGTCGCGGTTGCAAGCCGCGATATCAAAAAAGCGCGCGCGTTCGCGGCGCGGTTCGGCATCGAGTACGCCTGCGGATCGTACGAAGAATTGCTCGCACGCGAGGACATCGACGCGATTTACATCGCCGTGCCGAACAGCTTGCACGCGCGCTGGACAATCGCCGCGCTGGCGGCGGGCAAACACGTGCTTTGCGAAAAACCGATCGCGACAAACGCCGGCGACGCGCGGCGCATGGCGGATGCCGCGCGCGCGGCCGGCCGGCATCTTGCCGAGGGATTCATGTATCGCCACCACCCGATGTACGACGCGCTGTTCGCGCGTCTCCAGGCAGGGGCGATCGGCGATGTACGTTCCATCGACGCGCGCTTCACGTTCATGGACGACGGCTCGGACACCGTCCGCGCCGAGGAGCTGGGAGGCGGCGCGCTCGCGGACGTGGGCTGCTACGCCGTGCACCTCGCGCGATGGGTCGCCGGCGGCGAACCGGCGCACGCCGCCGCAATCTTTACCGGCGCGGACGCGGACGAAACGTTCGCGGGCGTGCTCGCGTTCCCGAATGGCGTGATCGCGCACATCCACGCGAGCATCGCAAGCGCCGAGACGCACGGGGCGCTCATCACCGGCACGAGGGGCGCGATCGAGATCGAAAGCCCGTGGCATCCGGGCGAGGACGCGTCGCGATTTGTCGTCAAACGCTGGGGCGAGGCGGACGAGATCGTCGCCGCGCCGGGCGCGAATGCGTACGTGCGTCAAATCGAGGATTTCGCCGACGCCGCGCTCGGCAACGCACCGCCGCGCTGGGACGCGCGCGATGCGGTGGCGAACATGCGCGCGATGGACCTGCTGCGCGCAAACGCAACGAAATTGGAACCGCG
This DNA window, taken from bacterium, encodes the following:
- a CDS encoding Gfo/Idh/MocA family oxidoreductase, producing the protein MTERRIRFGILSTANIARTIVPAIAASRNAAAVAVASRDIKKARAFAARFGIEYACGSYEELLAREDIDAIYIAVPNSLHARWTIAALAAGKHVLCEKPIATNAGDARRMADAARAAGRHLAEGFMYRHHPMYDALFARLQAGAIGDVRSIDARFTFMDDGSDTVRAEELGGGALADVGCYAVHLARWVAGGEPAHAAAIFTGADADETFAGVLAFPNGVIAHIHASIASAETHGALITGTRGAIEIESPWHPGEDASRFVVKRWGEADEIVAAPGANAYVRQIEDFADAALGNAPPRWDARDAVANMRAMDLLRANATKLEPRPGM
- a CDS encoding endo alpha-1,4 polygalactosaminidase, yielding MSIRFLAVFALGAFAFALIPLTGCGCGDDDDEDDDDDGGGAFPYREDGRYPFGYLLSGDGPAMARLSNFNVAVFDVYEDGDEDLMDALADAGTLVLSYVNLGSLESWRSFAGEFEDLCLAAYENWEDECWVDVTDAGWQQNFIDEVCWTAWDAGADGFYIDNVDIFALYPDKDVRDALVDVLATLRDEFPDAYIAVQNGGDLLLDDEVGGDARDLIDATSREDVSYIPDFDAPDGGDDTYRAVDGDERDATLDELDGLADDLDVYTVDYTNDVAQMLDAVEFSRGHGFTPFVGDTNLSRLDFYPPLD